The following are encoded in a window of Ruminiclostridium herbifermentans genomic DNA:
- a CDS encoding dockerin type I domain-containing protein: protein MIKIKRLVALGILTAMFISPFPLSVQNEKQALALDNNLGLTPPMGWNSWNIFGGNINEEKIKQIADAMVTTGMKDAGYEYVNLDDNWMANPARDENGYLIPDPIRFPSGMKALADYIHSKGLKFGIYGDRGVTTCCNIPQSGSQGYEERDAQTFADWGVDYLKYDNCASDSNLQAGYEKMRDALLKTGRPIYYSICCWYFAGPWLVDCGNSWRTTGDITDNWGSITRIIDENSKSAAYAGPGHWNDPDMLEVGNGNMTDTEYKAHFSMWCMMAAPLIAGNDIRNMTDATKEILTNKEVIAIDQDSAGVQGTKVSASGELEVWCKPLGTDGTTKAVALFNRSAAAADITVKWSDIGLDDGSVAVRDLWEHKDCGTFSTGYTANVPSHGVVLLKVSSADGAIMYGDVDGSNNIDAIDYSLIKMYLLGQISEFPASDGKLAADVDGDGQITALDFSLVKQYLLGVINKFPAQK from the coding sequence ATGATAAAAATTAAACGCCTTGTGGCATTGGGTATTTTGACAGCAATGTTTATTTCACCATTTCCGCTTTCTGTCCAGAATGAAAAACAAGCGCTGGCTTTAGACAACAATCTAGGATTAACTCCACCAATGGGATGGAATAGCTGGAACATCTTTGGAGGTAACATTAATGAAGAAAAGATTAAGCAAATTGCAGATGCCATGGTAACAACAGGAATGAAGGATGCAGGTTATGAGTATGTCAATCTTGATGATAATTGGATGGCAAATCCTGCCCGTGATGAAAATGGATACCTTATTCCAGATCCAATACGTTTTCCTAGCGGTATGAAGGCTTTGGCAGATTATATCCATTCAAAAGGATTGAAATTTGGAATTTATGGTGACAGGGGAGTAACTACATGCTGCAATATACCACAGAGTGGGAGCCAGGGATATGAAGAGCGAGACGCACAAACTTTTGCTGACTGGGGAGTGGATTATTTAAAATATGATAACTGTGCTTCAGACAGTAATCTGCAGGCGGGCTACGAAAAAATGAGGGATGCGCTTTTAAAAACTGGAAGACCTATTTACTATAGCATATGCTGCTGGTATTTTGCTGGACCATGGCTGGTAGATTGCGGTAATTCATGGAGAACAACAGGCGATATTACTGATAACTGGGGAAGCATTACAAGGATTATTGATGAAAACTCTAAATCGGCTGCTTATGCAGGGCCCGGTCATTGGAATGATCCGGATATGCTGGAGGTTGGCAATGGTAATATGACAGATACAGAATACAAAGCACATTTCAGTATGTGGTGCATGATGGCAGCTCCGCTTATTGCTGGAAATGACATTAGAAATATGACTGATGCTACAAAAGAGATTCTTACAAACAAAGAAGTTATAGCTATTGATCAAGATTCCGCAGGAGTGCAAGGCACTAAGGTAAGTGCTTCGGGAGAACTTGAAGTGTGGTGTAAGCCTCTAGGAACAGATGGTACTACTAAGGCGGTTGCCCTCTTCAATCGAAGTGCTGCAGCAGCAGATATCACTGTAAAATGGAGCGATATAGGGCTTGATGATGGTTCTGTTGCTGTTCGTGACCTATGGGAGCACAAGGATTGCGGCACGTTTAGTACTGGATATACAGCAAATGTACCCTCCCATGGAGTTGTACTATTAAAAGTAAGCTCTGCTGATGGAGCTATAATGTATGGTGATGTAGATGGAAGTAATAATATTGATGCGATAGATTATTCGCTAATTAAAATGTATTTGCTTGGCCAGATTTCAGAATTTCCAGCCTCAGATGGCAAACTGGCTGCCGATGTTGATGGGGATGGTCAAATAACAGCACTGGATTTTTCATTAGTAAAGCAATATTTGCTGGGGGTTATTAATAAATTTCCAGCGCAGAAATGA
- a CDS encoding tyrosine-type recombinase/integrase, whose product MKSVKKITGDWQKELKDFLLWKKSQGASERTLYDYNKHVNIFFKRHPDALQDIDKACMEYMSESIKPCTYNLRRAYLKCFCDYLFEDNLIRVNPFSKLPKRKVNDKIIDIPIDVLQQFLSIPDKSNFAGLRDYTLMLTQLDCGIRPNEALQLKISDFDFKHYCVIVPEEVAKTRHSRTLPLSIETVRAITKLVNYRPADWKDNIPVFCSCNGETLNSDIMSRRFANYSKKLDVYITPYSLRHCFALYYLRNGGGTLHLQTIMGHETLDMTRKYVALSDTDIKSSHNSYTPIRNVLPPKKTSIRKIKK is encoded by the coding sequence ATGAAGTCAGTAAAAAAAATAACTGGTGATTGGCAGAAAGAATTAAAAGACTTTTTGCTATGGAAAAAATCTCAGGGAGCAAGTGAACGAACACTATACGACTATAATAAGCATGTAAACATCTTCTTTAAAAGACATCCTGATGCGTTACAAGACATTGACAAAGCATGTATGGAATATATGAGTGAGAGTATCAAACCATGCACTTACAATCTTAGGAGGGCTTATTTAAAGTGCTTTTGTGATTATTTATTTGAGGATAACTTGATAAGAGTTAACCCTTTTTCAAAATTACCCAAAAGAAAAGTTAATGATAAGATAATAGATATACCTATAGACGTACTACAACAATTTTTGTCTATACCTGACAAAAGTAATTTTGCAGGGCTTAGAGATTATACTTTGATGCTTACACAACTTGACTGTGGAATTCGTCCGAATGAAGCCTTGCAACTTAAAATATCAGATTTTGATTTTAAGCATTACTGTGTAATTGTTCCTGAAGAAGTGGCTAAAACAAGACACTCAAGAACATTACCTTTAAGTATAGAAACGGTAAGAGCTATTACTAAGCTTGTAAATTATCGTCCTGCTGATTGGAAAGATAATATCCCTGTTTTCTGTAGCTGTAATGGTGAAACGCTAAATTCGGATATTATGTCTAGGAGATTTGCAAATTATTCTAAAAAGTTGGATGTTTATATAACTCCATATTCTTTAAGACATTGCTTTGCTTTGTATTATCTTAGGAATGGGGGAGGGACTTTGCATCTTCAGACCATTATGGGGCATGAAACTCTTGATATGACTCGTAAGTATGTGGCACTAAGTGATACAGATATTAAATCAAGTCATAATTCCTATACGCCAATAAGAAATGTTTTACCACCTAAAAAAACAAGTATAAGAAAGATTAAAAAATAA
- a CDS encoding DEAD/DEAH box helicase, translated as MVRVSDIIPLSEVEKWNTEDIVLINAGTGQGKTTFVKDILIEYCKENNKSILFLVNRIALKKQTKKDIEKKEKNYIANVRLTSYQAITRLLLKNKNNPDKAKAIAHFDYIVCDETHWFFSDALFNNTTDLMWNWLINNSNSIKILMTATALLPKKYIKEVVKKKVKEYKLTTDYNKFIKTLYFYKNDKTIEKILFNLPKDERALYFCGADKAYTLSKLLPDAKFYCSENNKLYKHADEDTFKSIIEKMNFECQILCTTSVLDNGVNFQDTSIKHIIIDYFDLDEIQQMIGRKRLNINNIDDTFTLYIKNLTNQGLNRIRNTNNYLLKQADYLEENGEIEFTNKYFKKSVNNIIDTFTGEDNQIHRKVNKMMYTKIQNLIEIIQKMLKRKKDGYKQAVITRLKYDKKNVFDLDTELDGSILQEYLNSLIGIKLFKEEQKKLKDFLTTNDDLFNPAKTDHKSLGLNSINGYFMDNGLAYAVESNIENSRKSEYYKKTYWIISKK; from the coding sequence ATGGTAAGGGTAAGTGATATTATTCCATTAAGTGAAGTTGAAAAATGGAATACAGAAGATATAGTTTTGATTAATGCAGGAACTGGACAAGGGAAAACAACTTTTGTTAAGGATATTCTTATTGAATATTGCAAAGAAAATAATAAAAGCATATTATTTCTAGTTAATAGAATAGCTCTTAAAAAACAAACTAAAAAAGATATTGAAAAGAAAGAAAAAAATTATATTGCTAATGTTAGATTAACCAGTTATCAAGCAATCACTAGATTACTTTTAAAAAATAAGAATAATCCAGATAAAGCAAAGGCTATTGCTCATTTTGATTATATTGTATGTGATGAAACACATTGGTTTTTCTCTGATGCTTTATTCAATAATACTACTGATTTAATGTGGAACTGGTTAATTAATAATAGTAATAGTATTAAAATTCTAATGACAGCAACCGCATTGTTACCAAAGAAATATATAAAAGAAGTGGTCAAAAAGAAGGTTAAGGAGTATAAACTTACAACTGACTATAATAAGTTTATCAAGACTCTATATTTTTATAAGAATGATAAAACTATAGAAAAAATATTATTTAACCTTCCCAAAGATGAAAGAGCATTATATTTTTGTGGTGCTGATAAAGCCTATACGCTGAGTAAGTTACTTCCTGATGCAAAGTTTTATTGTAGTGAGAACAATAAATTATACAAACATGCAGACGAGGATACATTCAAAAGTATTATAGAGAAAATGAATTTTGAATGCCAGATATTATGTACCACCTCTGTTCTAGATAATGGTGTGAATTTTCAAGATACTTCAATTAAACATATTATTATTGATTACTTTGACTTAGATGAAATACAACAAATGATAGGGCGTAAGCGACTAAATATAAACAATATTGATGATACATTTACTTTATACATAAAGAATTTGACTAATCAAGGCTTAAATAGAATACGGAACACAAATAACTATCTACTGAAGCAAGCAGACTATTTGGAGGAAAATGGTGAAATTGAGTTTACAAATAAATATTTTAAAAAATCTGTTAACAATATTATAGATACATTTACTGGTGAAGATAATCAGATTCATAGAAAAGTAAATAAAATGATGTATACTAAAATTCAGAATCTAATAGAGATAATTCAAAAAATGTTGAAGAGAAAAAAAGATGGGTATAAGCAGGCTGTAATAACTAGATTGAAATATGATAAGAAAAATGTGTTTGATTTAGATACTGAATTAGATGGTTCTATATTGCAAGAATACTTAAATAGTTTGATTGGAATAAAATTATTTAAGGAAGAACAAAAGAAACTAAAGGACTTTTTAACAACTAATGATGATTTATTTAATCCTGCCAAAACAGACCATAAGAGTTTGGGGCTAAATTCTATTAATGGATACTTCATGGATAATGGATTAGCTTATGCTGTGGAATCTAACATAGAGAATTCCAGAAAGTCAGAATATTATAAAAAGACATATTGGATTATTAGTAAAAAATGA
- a CDS encoding AIPR family protein, producing MDSKLDRIVSRIEEYLLGTSNTVEKGRKFVEWILLDVFDKTESELEDDDIENGIGVIISDGSYDKGIDAAFIFCGTLYLIQAKYGLSHSEDNVYAFISKMETFLNDEYCLKNNSIQRIRDLLFDRDKVNDIQIFYITNNFIDVDVFENKVSKFNEASPEICGISCRMRILGLLQIFEYQDEMANAIPSKFKGKKSGIIIENHFENREHTTIVAEVALKNLAQFVKKDREYLFYSNIRNFLGSNKINKKIAETFHNPKNFWYYNNGITIVCEDYELKNDFQLTIDTPQIVNGCQTASVIYNQWEALKRPNNLEGTILVKIIRDTNNKRADITRYTNSQNAVTGKDFFALESFQKELKKQFAYLGFNYEIQRNATILREDKQKYKGNSKYDYLFDKSFKSRKCTMIAKEVIQAYVSGILLNPAKAKSIGDYVPGGQFYNNTFNDSTPEDPRYYLFPYAIMYYSRNILEHKKDDKLRASNLLFISLYFRTILKIFNKIDLFKEEVFSIKDYPDKKKIIECFDTLFISSEYNIALIKLIENIMEQIYDDSTVIEVIGENLPKFLKNTIESERIVKIINFKIENRLNKKDSIALIDDIKDIFNL from the coding sequence ATGGACAGCAAATTAGATAGAATAGTATCAAGAATTGAGGAATATTTATTAGGAACATCCAATACGGTAGAAAAAGGAAGAAAGTTTGTAGAATGGATTCTTCTTGATGTTTTTGATAAAACTGAAAGCGAATTGGAGGATGATGATATTGAAAATGGTATTGGTGTAATAATATCGGATGGAAGTTATGATAAGGGTATTGATGCAGCTTTTATTTTTTGTGGTACTTTATATTTAATTCAGGCAAAATATGGGCTATCTCATTCGGAAGATAATGTTTATGCATTTATTTCAAAAATGGAGACTTTCTTAAATGATGAATATTGTCTAAAAAATAATAGTATTCAAAGAATAAGGGATTTATTATTTGATAGAGACAAAGTAAATGACATTCAGATTTTCTACATAACTAATAATTTTATTGACGTTGATGTATTTGAAAATAAAGTTTCAAAATTTAATGAGGCATCTCCAGAAATTTGTGGTATCAGTTGTAGGATGAGAATATTAGGACTTTTACAGATATTTGAGTATCAGGATGAGATGGCAAATGCAATTCCTTCAAAGTTTAAAGGGAAAAAGTCTGGCATTATAATAGAAAATCATTTTGAGAACAGAGAACATACAACAATAGTAGCAGAAGTAGCACTAAAGAATCTAGCTCAGTTTGTTAAGAAAGATAGAGAATACTTATTTTATTCGAATATTAGGAATTTTCTTGGAAGTAATAAAATTAATAAGAAAATTGCTGAGACATTTCATAATCCAAAGAACTTTTGGTATTACAATAATGGAATAACTATAGTGTGTGAAGATTATGAGTTGAAAAATGATTTTCAATTAACTATTGATACACCCCAAATTGTTAATGGATGCCAAACTGCAAGTGTTATATATAATCAATGGGAAGCTTTAAAAAGACCAAACAACTTAGAAGGTACAATACTTGTAAAAATAATAAGAGATACAAATAATAAAAGAGCAGATATTACTAGATATACTAATAGTCAAAATGCTGTAACAGGTAAGGATTTTTTTGCACTTGAATCATTTCAGAAAGAATTAAAAAAACAATTTGCTTATTTAGGATTTAACTATGAAATACAACGAAATGCTACAATTTTAAGAGAAGATAAGCAGAAGTATAAAGGTAATTCCAAATATGATTATTTGTTTGATAAATCTTTTAAAAGCAGAAAGTGTACTATGATTGCTAAAGAAGTAATACAAGCATATGTTTCAGGGATACTTTTAAACCCTGCAAAAGCAAAAAGTATCGGAGATTATGTGCCTGGTGGTCAGTTCTATAACAATACATTCAATGATTCTACTCCTGAAGACCCAAGATACTATTTATTCCCATATGCTATAATGTATTACAGTAGAAATATACTAGAACATAAGAAAGATGATAAGTTGAGAGCATCTAATTTGCTATTTATTTCTCTTTATTTTAGAACAATTCTTAAAATTTTTAACAAAATAGATTTATTTAAAGAAGAAGTATTTAGTATAAAAGATTATCCTGATAAAAAGAAAATTATAGAATGTTTTGATACTCTATTTATTTCATCAGAATATAATATAGCACTAATAAAACTAATAGAAAATATTATGGAACAAATATATGACGATTCTACAGTTATTGAAGTTATTGGAGAAAATCTTCCTAAGTTTTTGAAAAATACTATAGAGAGTGAACGTATAGTTAAAATAATTAATTTTAAAATTGAGAATCGACTAAATAAAAAAGACAGTATAGCATTAATTGACGATATAAAGGATATTTTCAATCTGTAA
- a CDS encoding recombinase family protein, which translates to MIYGYMRISTQKEKQTTDRQKITLEQYANDNRFTFDNIVEERISGTIKAENRQVYRDLKTKTLRQDDILIITDLDRLGRDADDVIAELKDLKSKGIRVIALDIPYMNEYNKAQDSSIYNMVVDIVITLKAHMSQQEREKTVARINQGLDAARAKGTKLGRPQAELPDNFIKEYKRFKDGKYGDMTATGFAKYLGIGRATLYKYIDIYKEAEEEKGN; encoded by the coding sequence ATGATATATGGATATATGAGAATTAGTACTCAGAAGGAAAAACAGACTACAGACAGGCAGAAAATAACACTAGAACAATATGCAAATGATAATAGATTTACTTTTGATAACATTGTAGAGGAACGAATAAGCGGAACAATTAAAGCAGAGAACCGACAAGTATATAGAGACTTAAAGACTAAGACATTACGACAAGATGATATTTTAATAATCACCGATTTGGATAGATTAGGCAGGGATGCAGATGATGTAATTGCGGAATTAAAGGATTTAAAGAGTAAAGGAATTAGAGTTATAGCCTTGGATATTCCATATATGAATGAATATAACAAGGCACAGGACAGTAGCATATATAATATGGTTGTTGATATAGTAATAACTTTAAAAGCACATATGAGCCAACAGGAGAGAGAAAAAACAGTAGCAAGAATAAACCAAGGATTAGATGCAGCAAGAGCCAAGGGAACTAAATTAGGAAGACCACAAGCAGAATTACCAGATAACTTTATTAAAGAGTATAAAAGGTTTAAGGATGGCAAGTATGGAGATATGACAGCAACGGGTTTTGCAAAGTATCTGGGAATAGGTCGAGCAACATTGTATAAATATATTGATATATATAAAGAAGCAGAAGAGGAGAAGGGGAATTAA
- a CDS encoding stalk domain-containing protein has product MNKRLQGFIAGLLVCCLILGTTVLSAGVTKTIKAVFNQVTVKIDGKAVSGDNITYNNNVYVRADKISESLGKAFNWDKKKNTIIINNSNFENQRDVVTFKSYRS; this is encoded by the coding sequence TTGAATAAACGATTACAAGGGTTTATAGCTGGTCTTTTAGTATGCTGTTTAATATTAGGTACTACTGTTTTATCAGCAGGAGTAACAAAAACTATTAAAGCGGTTTTTAATCAAGTTACTGTAAAAATTGATGGTAAAGCTGTAAGCGGTGACAATATAACTTATAATAATAATGTATATGTAAGAGCTGACAAGATTAGTGAATCATTAGGTAAGGCTTTTAACTGGGATAAAAAGAAGAATACCATTATAATTAATAATTCAAATTTTGAGAATCAAAGAGATGTTGTTACATTTAAAAGCTATAGAAGCTAA
- a CDS encoding leucine-rich repeat domain-containing protein, with protein MLLHLKAIEANVRLILKKQNSSILKSDLQKVTSIYITNTKVSSLDDLKYLENLKELFLCNCQISDITILKDLKKLRTINISGNNVSDITPLSSLNELTNLYLDDNKISDLLPIKQLKKLQK; from the coding sequence ATGTTGTTACATTTAAAAGCTATAGAAGCTAATGTACGACTTATTCTCAAGAAACAAAATTCAAGTATTTTAAAATCTGATTTACAGAAGGTTACAAGTATTTATATAACTAATACCAAAGTATCATCCTTAGATGATTTAAAGTATCTTGAAAATTTGAAGGAATTATTTCTGTGTAATTGCCAAATTTCAGACATAACAATTCTTAAAGATTTAAAAAAATTACGAACTATTAATATTTCAGGGAATAATGTTTCTGACATAACACCACTAAGTAGTTTGAATGAACTTACAAATTTATATCTTGATGATAATAAAATATCAGATTTATTGCCAATTAAGCAATTAAAAAAATTGCAAAAATAA
- a CDS encoding helix-turn-helix domain-containing protein, translating into MYEAETIMAVQRMQEYIEANILKKITLKELANVAGYSPWHAARLFKEATGKAPFDYIRALRLTKAALLLRDSNEKIIDVAIDFVFDSHEGFTRAFSKEFGMPPSKYSKSTPPIKLFMPSKVFETYRVFHKGEKEMSKENNTKSVFVQVIERPARKVLLKRGIKATEYFAYCEEVGCDVWSVLTSVKEALYEPIGMWLPKNLIKEGTSQYVQGVEVPLDYANKIPEGYELIELPPCKLMIFQGEAYNDDDFMEAIDEVWKHIEKFDPTIYGYKWAPEAAPRFQLAPMGYRGYIEARPVEAINEGR; encoded by the coding sequence ATGTATGAGGCTGAAACAATTATGGCAGTGCAAAGAATGCAAGAATATATAGAGGCAAATATTTTGAAAAAAATTACTTTAAAAGAATTAGCTAATGTGGCAGGATATTCACCTTGGCATGCTGCAAGATTATTTAAAGAGGCTACTGGTAAAGCTCCATTTGATTATATTCGAGCATTAAGACTTACTAAAGCGGCATTGTTACTTAGAGATAGTAATGAAAAAATTATTGATGTAGCAATTGACTTTGTGTTTGATTCACACGAAGGCTTTACAAGAGCATTTTCAAAGGAGTTTGGTATGCCGCCTAGTAAGTATAGTAAAAGTACACCGCCAATAAAGTTGTTTATGCCAAGTAAAGTTTTTGAAACCTACCGAGTATTTCATAAAGGAGAAAAAGAGATGAGCAAAGAAAATAATACTAAATCCGTATTTGTACAGGTAATTGAGCGTCCTGCACGAAAGGTTTTGTTAAAGAGAGGAATAAAGGCAACTGAATACTTCGCATACTGTGAGGAAGTAGGCTGTGATGTTTGGTCAGTATTAACAAGTGTGAAAGAGGCGCTATATGAGCCTATTGGAATGTGGCTCCCAAAGAACCTTATAAAAGAAGGAACCTCTCAATATGTTCAGGGAGTCGAAGTTCCGTTGGACTATGCAAATAAAATACCTGAAGGGTATGAATTAATAGAATTGCCACCTTGTAAACTAATGATTTTTCAAGGGGAAGCATATAATGATGATGATTTTATGGAAGCAATCGATGAAGTTTGGAAACATATTGAAAAATTTGACCCTACAATTTATGGCTATAAATGGGCACCAGAAGCTGCACCAAGATTTCAGCTTGCACCAATGGGCTATAGAGGGTACATTGAGGCCCGTCCTGTTGAGGCCATAAATGAAGGTCGTTAA
- a CDS encoding carboxymuconolactone decarboxylase family protein translates to MEENSRLEKGYLKMQEVLGESENNANNSLNTIFPDLEKYMVEYVWGEIYTREALDIKFKEIAVIAALTAIGNAQEQLKQHLNGALNVGCTINEIKEILLQMSAFAGFPACINAMNLLRTVLAERMSKGIEDEIGIEPTNEISPMDRYKVGSQVMSELDSGQVELLEKTYNDFSTELVNLVVCGQADITARNNIDKKYREIASISAMTALGTAQSQLKTHINMALNIGVTPEQIKEIMLLMTAFSGFPSAINGMNILMAVLEARKQR, encoded by the coding sequence ATGGAAGAGAACAGCAGGCTAGAAAAGGGATATTTAAAAATGCAAGAGGTTTTAGGAGAGTCAGAAAACAATGCTAACAACAGCTTAAATACCATATTTCCAGATTTAGAAAAATATATGGTTGAGTATGTATGGGGTGAAATCTATACTAGAGAGGCTTTAGATATAAAATTTAAAGAAATTGCGGTAATTGCAGCATTAACGGCTATTGGGAATGCACAAGAACAGCTAAAGCAGCATTTAAATGGAGCGCTTAATGTTGGCTGTACCATTAACGAAATAAAAGAAATTTTGCTTCAAATGTCAGCGTTTGCTGGTTTTCCAGCGTGTATTAATGCAATGAACCTACTAAGAACCGTATTAGCTGAACGAATGAGCAAAGGCATAGAAGATGAAATTGGCATTGAGCCAACAAATGAAATATCACCTATGGATAGGTATAAAGTAGGTTCACAGGTGATGTCAGAATTAGACAGCGGGCAAGTAGAACTTTTAGAAAAAACATATAATGACTTTTCAACGGAACTGGTAAATCTTGTGGTTTGCGGTCAAGCCGATATTACAGCAAGAAATAACATAGACAAAAAATATAGAGAAATTGCTTCTATTTCTGCTATGACTGCTCTAGGTACTGCTCAGTCTCAGCTAAAAACACATATTAATATGGCTTTAAATATAGGGGTAACACCTGAGCAGATAAAAGAAATAATGCTTTTGATGACCGCCTTTTCTGGTTTCCCATCAGCCATAAATGGAATGAATATATTGATGGCGGTATTAGAAGCTAGGAAACAGCGGTAA
- the dusB gene encoding tRNA dihydrouridine synthase DusB: MKIGNVELKNRVFLAPMAGVTDMPFRVLCKEQGCGLVYTEMVSAKGMHYNDQKSTQLTLLDEKEKPGAVQIFGSEPEILAEVAARLDKSDASIIDINMGCPAPKITKNGEGSALMRKPELVARIVKAVSSATQKPVTVKIRKGWDDTTVNAVQIAQIAEENGACAVAVHGRTREQYYSGKADWDIIKQVKKAVSIPVIGNGDVFGPLEAKRLFEETGCDAIMVGRGAQGNPWIFNQINSYLEEGKFIPLPTAQQKIEMIIRHMNMLIDHKGERTGILEMRSHIAWYIKGLRDAAHTKQRIFTLTDKEEIFSVLQNFLIRQENT, encoded by the coding sequence TTGAAAATAGGAAACGTTGAATTAAAAAATAGAGTTTTTTTAGCACCAATGGCAGGGGTTACTGATATGCCGTTTAGAGTGTTATGCAAGGAGCAGGGCTGTGGTCTTGTTTATACTGAAATGGTCAGTGCAAAGGGAATGCACTATAATGACCAGAAAAGTACTCAATTAACACTCCTTGATGAAAAGGAGAAGCCTGGTGCTGTGCAAATATTTGGTTCTGAACCGGAAATATTAGCAGAGGTAGCGGCAAGGCTGGACAAATCGGATGCTAGTATAATTGATATTAATATGGGCTGTCCTGCCCCTAAAATAACAAAAAACGGTGAGGGCAGTGCTTTGATGAGAAAGCCAGAGTTGGTGGCAAGGATTGTAAAGGCTGTTTCAAGTGCTACTCAGAAACCAGTTACGGTAAAGATACGTAAGGGATGGGACGATACGACTGTTAATGCTGTGCAAATTGCTCAGATAGCTGAAGAAAATGGTGCTTGTGCAGTTGCAGTTCATGGAAGAACTCGTGAACAATACTACAGTGGAAAAGCTGACTGGGATATTATAAAACAGGTAAAGAAAGCAGTTTCTATTCCTGTAATAGGAAATGGCGACGTGTTTGGTCCTCTTGAAGCAAAACGTTTATTTGAGGAAACGGGCTGTGATGCAATAATGGTAGGCAGAGGTGCTCAAGGGAATCCTTGGATATTTAATCAAATTAATAGTTACCTTGAAGAGGGAAAATTTATTCCATTACCTACAGCCCAGCAAAAAATAGAAATGATTATCAGGCACATGAATATGCTGATAGACCATAAAGGAGAACGAACAGGAATACTTGAAATGAGATCACATATAGCTTGGTATATTAAAGGCTTGAGAGATGCAGCTCATACTAAACAAAGGATTTTTACACTAACGGATAAAGAAGAAATTTTTAGTGTTCTTCAGAACTTTTTAATTCGTCAGGAAAATACTTAG
- a CDS encoding N-acetylmuramoyl-L-alanine amidase family protein, with translation MKRPSERSLKILIALLSVAVILLSIITFLAKNGFSIKNILPNSIASEFSMKPIEPPPAVIIDAGHGGWEPGAINGSIQEKDITLAIALQVEKILKEKNISYLMIRNDDTFVSLEDRIKIANEKACKLFVSIHNNSFSDPSQRGVLTTYNPYSETGEDIARIMQSQIGDLCERNRDLMPRPNLYVLRYTNMPSILLEIGFISNKEDSKLLTTASFQKKCANQIVLGIEDILAKYFPDELKSSEEH, from the coding sequence ATGAAAAGACCAAGTGAACGTAGTCTTAAAATTTTAATAGCTTTGCTTTCAGTTGCCGTTATTTTGTTATCAATAATCACATTTCTTGCTAAAAACGGCTTTTCTATAAAAAATATTCTTCCTAATTCAATAGCTTCAGAGTTTTCTATGAAGCCCATAGAGCCGCCTCCAGCCGTTATAATAGATGCTGGTCATGGTGGCTGGGAGCCAGGTGCAATTAATGGCTCCATCCAAGAAAAAGATATTACACTGGCTATAGCCTTACAAGTAGAAAAAATTTTAAAAGAAAAAAATATAAGTTACCTTATGATTAGAAATGATGATACTTTTGTAAGCCTAGAAGACAGAATCAAAATAGCAAACGAAAAGGCTTGCAAACTATTTGTCAGTATTCACAACAACTCTTTCAGCGATCCTTCACAAAGAGGTGTTTTAACAACATATAATCCTTATTCAGAAACTGGCGAGGATATAGCAAGAATAATGCAATCACAAATAGGTGACTTATGCGAAAGAAACAGAGACCTTATGCCACGTCCTAATCTATATGTTTTGCGTTATACAAACATGCCCTCTATATTGCTTGAAATTGGCTTCATTTCAAATAAAGAAGACTCAAAGCTATTAACCACTGCCAGTTTCCAAAAAAAATGTGCAAATCAGATAGTCCTTGGAATAGAAGATATTTTAGCTAAGTATTTTCCTGACGAATTAAAAAGTTCTGAAGAACACTAA